ATCAAGCACCAGCGCTCCGGTCAGTTCGGCAACCAGGTCACGGTTGGACAGGTCGATCTCCTCGTAGCCCATCAGGTCGCGAAAAAACGCGCGAATGTCGGTACGCGCCGCTTCACGCTGCCGTTCCGGATAAAGCATGGCGCCGATGATCAGCCGGCCCGGCCGCGTGGCAAAGACGTTGTTGGGAAAGACGTCATCGGGGGTCTCAGCGAACCCGGGGAAGCGGATCAGCGGAACCCCGCAGGCGGAAATGCGCTCGCTGAGGCGGCGATGCTGGTCAAGCGCACGGGCCGGATCGACGTCGACACTGAGATCCATGTAGGTGTTGTCGCGCGCAGACTGCCGGCTGAGTCTGAAGTCGGTCGGTTCGACCAGAAACACCGCGCGCGGCACGGCCAGGCTGTCGTTGTTCAGCCAGCCAGCATCGATCTGCGCGCGAAACTCTGCGGCATCCTGAACAATCACAGGACTACTCCCGAAAACAAAAAAGGTTGCCAATGTTAGACCACTTGCGCGCCAGTTCAAATCCCCTTTTTCTGAGCGATCGACTGCAAACCGGTCATTCGGCCAGGGAACCGCTGAACGACTCGGCACGGGCGCGACTGCCTTCCCCGGGTTTGCGGGGGCCGGCGCCCCCGGACGGCTCCGG
This DNA window, taken from Pseudomonadota bacterium, encodes the following:
- a CDS encoding amidinotransferase translates to MIVQDAAEFRAQIDAGWLNNDSLAVPRAVFLVEPTDFRLSRQSARDNTYMDLSVDVDPARALDQHRRLSERISACGVPLIRFPGFAETPDDVFPNNVFATRPGRLIIGAMLYPERQREAARTDIRAFFRDLMGYEEIDLSNRDLVAELTGALVLDRSHRIGYCGLTRRVDEAGCLAMHEAFDLALTFRFDLNPDEYHTNVVMAILASRALVICPDAFVDPAVPEAIAYAYPGHVLELSAAEKEAFAGNCIAVNFSDLFLSQTALDALAPEKIRALERWNFKIHGVELDEIEKAGGSLRCCVAEIY